One window of Vitis riparia cultivar Riparia Gloire de Montpellier isolate 1030 chromosome 5, EGFV_Vit.rip_1.0, whole genome shotgun sequence genomic DNA carries:
- the LOC117915353 gene encoding uncharacterized protein LOC117915353 isoform X2: MTGEASGFSGQHFCNNPDNAVSSSQLAADRNAHDICAQTGEEFSAEFLRDRVAPRRASAMIDTDQRQPKGWCKGFNENHQMVYEPLNGILGLRRGDSECSSDILDFVPGKGYAAEVENRVYLDKASRIHREYSAPRLGSGQLFEDFNCDQAVPGHATPSFHIPESPQPHHCPGSGVSDASFSDKMKFLCSFGGRILPRPNDGKLRYVGGETKIISIRKNLSWVELVKKTSAICNQLHTVKYQLPGEDLDALISVSSDEDLHHMIEEYHELERIEGSQRLRIFLVPVGEPESPSSFETRATQQNEADYQYVVAVNGMLDPSPRKNSSGQSVSSQTGNTCDYRDPPTFFHPLEMKDGASSSNLVGMFTNPAAQFLTSLQTPTKSFQQSPPVSPLPVQNRDPQNSAMHFFEDHAYHDGHESASQFVTDQWPCDNAYCVDSPSYYHNNPYGPVPLMNYHHHNKHFLETDQINKLPSLHVQNHPSRDFVFSPVHGQSEVDFERPVLKERAFHSHPKDPLGLLSGSTNDLVGSHHRMLHVLSDSQLRGHEGRPDYHLEEGITPLSPWTFEVQKSPSLALSNSPQEWSFQPQEISNEKYQEAYQNQPTLIVDDHKGNNGLGKDTWNWEDEIDTQVGQERKHDKVITDLTSQDNSTLPNTKLQNVCYNPNSVPSIHISPLEFQDHGDTTMNSASTLMIPENSADIVREQPHDYSLGASTPKFLVKSQNATKDMQHAMTEVISSESVPNESSRPLSVAIQGTGDQEAAVPSSASLTLSAGNKSDPSLNLQKNYPLSTESSFENPDKNAVMSGVSTLKDEDPLNFPYHEVEGPEGHFYERLNPGDAIFVQSQPSDNHHNGNTPGAAVIVEDVTDILPPGIPSSSPLIPQVEDEASDVITSSGEAEAESDIQESEGEEGRDLGESISDAAMAEMEASIYGLQMIKNADLEELKELGSGTFGTVYHGKWRGTDVAIKRIKKSCFAGRSSEQERLTKDFWREARILSNLHHPNVVAFYGVVPDGPGGTLATVTEYMVNGSLRHVLLRKDRSLDRRKRLIIAMDAAFGMEYLHLKNIVHFDLKCDNLLVNMRDTQRPICKSLKWCDHHFTS; this comes from the exons ATGACAGGTGAGGCTTCTGGTTTTTCAGGCCAACACTTCTGTAATAACCCAGATAATGCTGTGTCAAGTAGTCAGTTGGCCGCAGACAGAAATGCACATGATATCTGTGCACAGACAGGTGAGGAATTTTCTGCTGAGTTCCTTCGTGATCGTGTTGCTCCAAGAAGGGCGTCTGCCATGATTGATACAGATCAGAGACAGCCAAAGGGATGGTGTAAAGGTTTTAATGAGAATCATCAGATGGTTTATGAGCCCCTCAATGGCATTCTTGGGCTAAGGAGAGGGGATTCTGAATGCAGCTCTGACATCTTGGATTTTGTTCCTGGAAAAGGATATGCAGCAGAAGTGGAGAATAGGGTTTATCTTGATAAAGCAAGCAGAATCCACAGGGAATATAGTGCCCCCAGACTAGGATCAGGTCAGCTTTTTGAGGATTTCAATTGCGATCAAGCTGTCCCAGGACATGCTACTCCATCCTTTCATATACCAGAGTCCCCTCAACCACATCATTGTCCAGGGTCAGGAGTTTCAGATGCTTCTTTCTCTGACAAGATGAAATTCCTTTGCAGCTTTGGGGGGAGGATATTACCAAGGCCAAATGATGGGAAGCTTAGATATGTGGGTGGAGAGACAAAGATTATATCCATCAGGAAAAACCTCTCTTGGGTTGAACTTGTGAAGAAAACTTCTGCTATTTGCAACCAACTTCATACAGTCAAGTATCAGCTCCCAGGTGAGGATCTTGATGCACTCATATCTGTTTCTTCAGATGAAGATCTTCATCATATGATCGAGGAGTATCATGAGCTGGAAAGAATTGAGGGTTCTCAAAGACTAAGGATATTCCTTGTACCGGTGGGTGAACCTGAGAGCCCTAGTTCTTTCGAAACAAGGGCCACACAACAGAATGAAGCTGATTATCAGTATGTTGTTGCTGTGAATGGCATGCTTGACCCAAGTCCACGGAAGAACTCTAGTGGGCAGAGTGTATCAAGCCAGACAGGAAATACCTGTGATTATAGAGACCCTCCTACTTTTTTTCATCCTTTGGAGATGAAGGATGGAGCTAGTTCCTCAAATTTGGTGGGGATGTTCACAAATCCTGCTGCTCAGTTTTTGACTTCACTCCAGACACCAACCAAGTCATTTCAGCAATCTCCTCCTGTATCTCCATTGCCAGTTCAGAATAGAGATCCTCAGAATTCTGCAATGCATTTCTTCGAGGATCATGCATACCATGATGGTCATGAAAGCGCCAGTCAATTTGTTACAGATCAATGGCCATGTGACAACGCCTATTGTGTTGATTCTCCCAGCTATTATCATAATAATCCTTATGGGCCTGTGCCATTGATGAATTACCATCatcataacaaacattttttagaaactGACCAAATAAACAAACTTCCTAGTTTGCATGTCCAGAACCATCCCAGTagagattttgttttttctcctgTACATGGTCAAAGCGAAGTGGATTTTGAGAGGCCTGTGCTTAAGGAGAGAGCATTCCACTCTCATCCCAAAGATCCACTGGGTCTTCTGTCAGGATCAACTAATGACTTGGTAGGTTCTCATCACCGGATGTTGCATGTGCTTTCTGATTCACAGTTGCGGGGACATGAAGGGAGGCCTGATTACCATTTGGAGGAAGGAATTACTCCATTGTCCCCATGGACTTTTGAAGTTCAAAAATCACCTTCGTTGGCTTTGTCTAATTCTCCGCAAGAATGGTCTTTTCAACCGCAAGAAATAAGCAATGAGAAATACCAAGAAGCTTATCAGAATCAGCCCACTCTCATAGTGGATGACCACAAAGGAAATAATGGACTGGGTAAAGATACATGGAACTGGGAGGATGAGATAGATACTCAGGTAGGTCAGGAAAGGAAACATGATAAAGTAATCACTGACCTTACATCACAAGATAATTCCACACTACCTAATACAAAGTTGCAAAATGTTTGTTACAACCCAAATTCAGTACCCAGTATTCATATTTCCCCACTTGAGTTTCAAGACCATGGAGACACAACTATGAATTCTGCTTCAACACTCATGATTCCAGAAAATTCTGCTGATATTGTGAGAGAGCAGCCTCATGATTACTCATTGGGTGCAAGTACACCCAAGTTTCTCGTCAAAAGCCAAAATGCTACCAAGGATATGCAGCATGCTATGACTGAGGTAATAAGTAGTGAATCAGTTCCCAATGAATCTTCTCGACCTCTATCTGTTGCAATTCAAGGAACAGGTGACCAAGAAGCAGCAGTCCCAAGCTCTGCAAGTTTAACTCTATCTGCAGGAAATAAATCTGATCCAAGCTTAAACTTGCAGAAGAATTACCCACTCAGTACAGAGTCTTCATTTGAAAATCCTGACAAGAATGCTGTTATGAGTGGAGTATCTACTCTTAAAGATGAAGACCCTCTGAATTTCCCTTATCATGAGGTTGAAGGCCCAGAGGGACACTTTTATGAGAGATTAAATCCTGGAGATGCTATCTTTGTCCAATCACAGCCCTCAGATAATCATCATAACGGGAACACACCAGGTGCTGCAGTTATTGTTGAAGATGTAACTGATATTTTGCCTCCTGGCATTCCCTCATCTTCCCCACTTATCCCACAAGTAGAAGATGAAGCGAGTGATGTAATTACATCATCTGGAGAAGCAGAGGCAGAGAGTGATATTCAAGAATCTGAAGGGGAG GAGGGCAGAGATCTGGGTGAATCTATTAGCGATGCTGCTATGGCTGAAATGGAGGCAAGCATCTATGGTTTGCAG ATGATAAAGAATGCTGATCTTGAAGAGCTGAAAGAGTTGGGATCTGGTACATTTGGAACTGTTTATCATGGAAAGTGGAGGGGAACAGATGTTGCAATTAAGAGAATTAAAAAGAGCTGCTTTGCAGGGAGATCATCTGAGCAAGAGCGGTTG ACTAAAGACTTCTGGAGAGAGGCTCGGATCCTATCAAATCTTCACCATCCAAATGTGGTAGCATTTTATGGGGTGGTTCCTGATGGGCCTGGAGGAACATTGGCAACTGTAACTGAATATATGGTGAATGGATCATTGAGGCATGTCCTACTAAGGAAGGATAG ATCTCTTGATCGCCGGAAAAGGCTTATAATTGCAATGGATGCAGCTTTTGGCATGGAATACTTGCATTTGAAAAACATTGTTCACTTTGATTTGAAATGCGACAATTTGCTCGTCAATATGAGGGACACTCAACGGCCAATATGCAAG TCTCTAAAATGGTGTGATCATCATTTTACTAGTTAG
- the LOC117915353 gene encoding uncharacterized protein LOC117915353 isoform X1: MTGEASGFSGQHFCNNPDNAVSSSQLAADRNAHDICAQTGEEFSAEFLRDRVAPRRASAMIDTDQRQPKGWCKGFNENHQMVYEPLNGILGLRRGDSECSSDILDFVPGKGYAAEVENRVYLDKASRIHREYSAPRLGSGQLFEDFNCDQAVPGHATPSFHIPESPQPHHCPGSGVSDASFSDKMKFLCSFGGRILPRPNDGKLRYVGGETKIISIRKNLSWVELVKKTSAICNQLHTVKYQLPGEDLDALISVSSDEDLHHMIEEYHELERIEGSQRLRIFLVPVGEPESPSSFETRATQQNEADYQYVVAVNGMLDPSPRKNSSGQSVSSQTGNTCDYRDPPTFFHPLEMKDGASSSNLVGMFTNPAAQFLTSLQTPTKSFQQSPPVSPLPVQNRDPQNSAMHFFEDHAYHDGHESASQFVTDQWPCDNAYCVDSPSYYHNNPYGPVPLMNYHHHNKHFLETDQINKLPSLHVQNHPSRDFVFSPVHGQSEVDFERPVLKERAFHSHPKDPLGLLSGSTNDLVGSHHRMLHVLSDSQLRGHEGRPDYHLEEGITPLSPWTFEVQKSPSLALSNSPQEWSFQPQEISNEKYQEAYQNQPTLIVDDHKGNNGLGKDTWNWEDEIDTQVGQERKHDKVITDLTSQDNSTLPNTKLQNVCYNPNSVPSIHISPLEFQDHGDTTMNSASTLMIPENSADIVREQPHDYSLGASTPKFLVKSQNATKDMQHAMTEVISSESVPNESSRPLSVAIQGTGDQEAAVPSSASLTLSAGNKSDPSLNLQKNYPLSTESSFENPDKNAVMSGVSTLKDEDPLNFPYHEVEGPEGHFYERLNPGDAIFVQSQPSDNHHNGNTPGAAVIVEDVTDILPPGIPSSSPLIPQVEDEASDVITSSGEAEAESDIQESEGEEGRDLGESISDAAMAEMEASIYGLQMIKNADLEELKELGSGTFGTVYHGKWRGTDVAIKRIKKSCFAGRSSEQERLTKDFWREARILSNLHHPNVVAFYGVVPDGPGGTLATVTEYMVNGSLRHVLLRKDRSLDRRKRLIIAMDAAFGMEYLHLKNIVHFDLKCDNLLVNMRDTQRPICKVGDFGLSRIKRNTLVSGGVRGTLPWMAPELLNGSSNRVSEKVDVFSFGVAMWEILTGEEPYANMHCGAIIGGIVSNTLRPPIPERCDPDWRKLMEECWSPDPAARPSFTEITNRLRVMSMAIQTKRHNQANR; encoded by the exons ATGACAGGTGAGGCTTCTGGTTTTTCAGGCCAACACTTCTGTAATAACCCAGATAATGCTGTGTCAAGTAGTCAGTTGGCCGCAGACAGAAATGCACATGATATCTGTGCACAGACAGGTGAGGAATTTTCTGCTGAGTTCCTTCGTGATCGTGTTGCTCCAAGAAGGGCGTCTGCCATGATTGATACAGATCAGAGACAGCCAAAGGGATGGTGTAAAGGTTTTAATGAGAATCATCAGATGGTTTATGAGCCCCTCAATGGCATTCTTGGGCTAAGGAGAGGGGATTCTGAATGCAGCTCTGACATCTTGGATTTTGTTCCTGGAAAAGGATATGCAGCAGAAGTGGAGAATAGGGTTTATCTTGATAAAGCAAGCAGAATCCACAGGGAATATAGTGCCCCCAGACTAGGATCAGGTCAGCTTTTTGAGGATTTCAATTGCGATCAAGCTGTCCCAGGACATGCTACTCCATCCTTTCATATACCAGAGTCCCCTCAACCACATCATTGTCCAGGGTCAGGAGTTTCAGATGCTTCTTTCTCTGACAAGATGAAATTCCTTTGCAGCTTTGGGGGGAGGATATTACCAAGGCCAAATGATGGGAAGCTTAGATATGTGGGTGGAGAGACAAAGATTATATCCATCAGGAAAAACCTCTCTTGGGTTGAACTTGTGAAGAAAACTTCTGCTATTTGCAACCAACTTCATACAGTCAAGTATCAGCTCCCAGGTGAGGATCTTGATGCACTCATATCTGTTTCTTCAGATGAAGATCTTCATCATATGATCGAGGAGTATCATGAGCTGGAAAGAATTGAGGGTTCTCAAAGACTAAGGATATTCCTTGTACCGGTGGGTGAACCTGAGAGCCCTAGTTCTTTCGAAACAAGGGCCACACAACAGAATGAAGCTGATTATCAGTATGTTGTTGCTGTGAATGGCATGCTTGACCCAAGTCCACGGAAGAACTCTAGTGGGCAGAGTGTATCAAGCCAGACAGGAAATACCTGTGATTATAGAGACCCTCCTACTTTTTTTCATCCTTTGGAGATGAAGGATGGAGCTAGTTCCTCAAATTTGGTGGGGATGTTCACAAATCCTGCTGCTCAGTTTTTGACTTCACTCCAGACACCAACCAAGTCATTTCAGCAATCTCCTCCTGTATCTCCATTGCCAGTTCAGAATAGAGATCCTCAGAATTCTGCAATGCATTTCTTCGAGGATCATGCATACCATGATGGTCATGAAAGCGCCAGTCAATTTGTTACAGATCAATGGCCATGTGACAACGCCTATTGTGTTGATTCTCCCAGCTATTATCATAATAATCCTTATGGGCCTGTGCCATTGATGAATTACCATCatcataacaaacattttttagaaactGACCAAATAAACAAACTTCCTAGTTTGCATGTCCAGAACCATCCCAGTagagattttgttttttctcctgTACATGGTCAAAGCGAAGTGGATTTTGAGAGGCCTGTGCTTAAGGAGAGAGCATTCCACTCTCATCCCAAAGATCCACTGGGTCTTCTGTCAGGATCAACTAATGACTTGGTAGGTTCTCATCACCGGATGTTGCATGTGCTTTCTGATTCACAGTTGCGGGGACATGAAGGGAGGCCTGATTACCATTTGGAGGAAGGAATTACTCCATTGTCCCCATGGACTTTTGAAGTTCAAAAATCACCTTCGTTGGCTTTGTCTAATTCTCCGCAAGAATGGTCTTTTCAACCGCAAGAAATAAGCAATGAGAAATACCAAGAAGCTTATCAGAATCAGCCCACTCTCATAGTGGATGACCACAAAGGAAATAATGGACTGGGTAAAGATACATGGAACTGGGAGGATGAGATAGATACTCAGGTAGGTCAGGAAAGGAAACATGATAAAGTAATCACTGACCTTACATCACAAGATAATTCCACACTACCTAATACAAAGTTGCAAAATGTTTGTTACAACCCAAATTCAGTACCCAGTATTCATATTTCCCCACTTGAGTTTCAAGACCATGGAGACACAACTATGAATTCTGCTTCAACACTCATGATTCCAGAAAATTCTGCTGATATTGTGAGAGAGCAGCCTCATGATTACTCATTGGGTGCAAGTACACCCAAGTTTCTCGTCAAAAGCCAAAATGCTACCAAGGATATGCAGCATGCTATGACTGAGGTAATAAGTAGTGAATCAGTTCCCAATGAATCTTCTCGACCTCTATCTGTTGCAATTCAAGGAACAGGTGACCAAGAAGCAGCAGTCCCAAGCTCTGCAAGTTTAACTCTATCTGCAGGAAATAAATCTGATCCAAGCTTAAACTTGCAGAAGAATTACCCACTCAGTACAGAGTCTTCATTTGAAAATCCTGACAAGAATGCTGTTATGAGTGGAGTATCTACTCTTAAAGATGAAGACCCTCTGAATTTCCCTTATCATGAGGTTGAAGGCCCAGAGGGACACTTTTATGAGAGATTAAATCCTGGAGATGCTATCTTTGTCCAATCACAGCCCTCAGATAATCATCATAACGGGAACACACCAGGTGCTGCAGTTATTGTTGAAGATGTAACTGATATTTTGCCTCCTGGCATTCCCTCATCTTCCCCACTTATCCCACAAGTAGAAGATGAAGCGAGTGATGTAATTACATCATCTGGAGAAGCAGAGGCAGAGAGTGATATTCAAGAATCTGAAGGGGAG GAGGGCAGAGATCTGGGTGAATCTATTAGCGATGCTGCTATGGCTGAAATGGAGGCAAGCATCTATGGTTTGCAG ATGATAAAGAATGCTGATCTTGAAGAGCTGAAAGAGTTGGGATCTGGTACATTTGGAACTGTTTATCATGGAAAGTGGAGGGGAACAGATGTTGCAATTAAGAGAATTAAAAAGAGCTGCTTTGCAGGGAGATCATCTGAGCAAGAGCGGTTG ACTAAAGACTTCTGGAGAGAGGCTCGGATCCTATCAAATCTTCACCATCCAAATGTGGTAGCATTTTATGGGGTGGTTCCTGATGGGCCTGGAGGAACATTGGCAACTGTAACTGAATATATGGTGAATGGATCATTGAGGCATGTCCTACTAAGGAAGGATAG ATCTCTTGATCGCCGGAAAAGGCTTATAATTGCAATGGATGCAGCTTTTGGCATGGAATACTTGCATTTGAAAAACATTGTTCACTTTGATTTGAAATGCGACAATTTGCTCGTCAATATGAGGGACACTCAACGGCCAATATGCAAG GTTGGAGATTTTGGATTATCGAGAATTAAACGCAATACACTTGTATCGGGTGGTGTTCGAGGAACCCTTCCATGGATGGCACCAGAATTATTGAATGGTAGCAGTAACCGGGTTTCAGAGAAG GTTGACGTTTTCTCATTTGGCGTTGCAATGTGGGAGATCCTAACTGGAGAAGAGCCCTATGCAAACATGCACTGTGGTGCTATCATAG GGGGGATTGTGAGCAACACACTTAGGCCTCCTATTCCAGAGCGATGTGATCCTGACTGGAGAAAGTTAATGGAAGAGTGCTGGTCACCAGATCCGGCAGCTAGGCCATCATTCACTGAGATAACAAACAGGCTGCGGGTTATGTCCATGGCAATCCAGACAAAGCGGCATAACCAGGCAAACAGATGA